ATAAAGCTCCACTGGATTCTATTAATACCAATAAAGTTCCCAAGGTAAAATCATTTAGAAGCTTAAATGGagattcaaaattgaaaaagtcTTCATCCACAGCAAACTTCAAagcatttttcaagaaactTTTTCCGTTGCCATCAGCATCGTCatctaattcatttgaaagTAAGAGTATGTATAATCCAAAGGGGTCACAAACAGATGTTCTGCACGAaacatcatcattaaataagCCCAAGAAGTTGACTAAAGGTAAGAGATCATTCTCGTTTGCCAATTTAAAACTGGCAGggtttaataataaatctcATACACCTACAAATGAACCAAAGCCAACTATACCACCtcaaaaagaaaaagaaaaagaaaaagaagaaaaagcTGTATCAAACCTGAATGttttagataatgaaattatacCGCAAACTGAGAGTTTGACGATCACTAAGCTACCAACAATTGAAAGAGATGATAGTCTATTTGAAGATATGTTTAcaaattttgatgaaagaTTTAATAGGGCTAATTCAACTAAAAGTAAAGCTGcaacaaattcaattaacgaattatttattaaagatgaCGAATTGACTAGAGATCAAATTAAAGATCAGCAGTTAAAAGATAATAACCAAATATCggatgatattgatgaaggtAATGATGCGAAGTCAACGTCGTCTGAAGCATTCTCTATGGCCAATTCTGACGAAATCTATATTGATGACAATATAAGATACTTGCAAGACGAATTAATATGGCCAGtagataatgatgaattcacttcaattgaagattatAGTGTTTTAAGTAGGTCTGGAACTGTGAAGACAAGATTGAACCTAGAGAGTAATGAAGAACAAGGAGAAAGTACAGTTGAAACTATAGTGGTTGATAATGAGCAATTAACGggtttatttgataatttatcagagctacaaagaagaagacttCCAATACACTTAAAGCATATTGGCCAATTCAAGGATTCAAAGATTTTAGAAATTAGCATTAGAAAATTCGAAAGTATTCCTGATTTATCGAATTTAAGAATAGAAAATAAGCAACTTAATTCAATCTTAAAAAAGCTGCTTAGATCTTCTGAAAATAAGAAGGTTCAATTTTCGAATAAAATTTCGATTAATGAGACATTTTCGCCTGATATGTATAAACGTTACAATAAGTCTGTTACTCAGTATACTTTAACTGAGTCGATGGAAATCAACAAGATTAAAAATGAGTTAAACACTTATAAATGTAATGAAATGTTGGTTCATGAACATTCTCAAGATAACACTCATTTTTTCTATTAATGCTGCGCCTGGTTATTTATACTTATATTTTAGTTCCTCATTACGTATTAGATATACATATGTATTAGATTTAAATGACGAATATTTACTTTAGCTACCTCGATATGTAGTATAACTATGGttggataataataatggaataTGGTAGTGGTTATCCGGAGTATTACCGACTTCAAATGTGACTTCAACAAATGGAAAGAACGTTCTGTTCTTCTCATCTAAATTGTGAAAGTACTTTCCTGttaagaattttattttgtaaataCCAGGTGTTAGTTTGCACCAATTGTTATCATCTATGCCAATATTTGTCTTATATTTGGCATCAAGCTTTGGGTCATATATCCAGCTTTTTATTCTCCCGTCATTATCTGTTCTTGCCATAGCAAATGGTTTGGAATTAACGACCTCGTAAGCTGATTCATCATTAGGATCAGTCGATAAGGgtgaaatataatagattGAGCAAGTAACATTAGATGCGGGTTTTCCGACACTTGTATCTAGTATGTGACATGTAATTGGAGCAATTGACATATTATAGAGTGATTGCTTttagtaaataaaaatgaattagataAGAATTTTGACCTAATATGAGTATTACAGAAATAATCGGATAACTCCGAAATTACAAAATAGACCTAAAATTtttaagaattgaagaaatttgaaCCTAACCTATATAAGACCATTCTATTACTTTGGAATCatatttccatttttttctttcattaaattcGTTAGTTAAAATCCAATCAACAATGGCATTAATTAGCTTGTAGTCTACATTTCCAATAAGGTTATTAGAatgaattttgaaaataccCATGTAGCTTTCAACATTCAATACTGTAgttttatcttcatttattttatgCAATTTGAGTACATTTAAGCAATATCTCAAGTGGTCAGCTAACTGAAAAAGGTTATGCGGATTTACATCTTGATTTCGGGAAACACCAATTAATCTATAATTGATATGCAAAAGGTGTCGTGTGGtgtgaaatatttcatgtTTAGTATGCTTGATATTGTATTGCTCATTCGAATTAAGTCGTCTAGATAGTAACTTGACATTAGTTAAGCTTTCGAGTAAATGCCGGATTTTCGAATTGTTATAAATGTCAGCTAACTTAAAGGGGGATTGACCGTGATTCAATATCCACACGATAAATTCTAATGTCAATTGAAATTCCTCAAATACTTGAACTGGTGTTTCGGCTTCATTGTCTAATGAATGAACTTGATTTACTTCCAAAATCTGAATTTCTGAATCAGGTAGCAATGGGTCATCTATCTCTTCAGGTTCAGATTCAATCACTTCAGGATCTTCATTTACTTCAAGCTCTTCAGGTTCAGATTCAATCACTTCAGGAACTTCATTTACTTCAAGCTCTTCATTTGCCTCAGGTTCTTTATTGGTTTCAAGAGCTTCATCTACTTCTATAGGATCAGTTAAATCTATGACATCTTGGCAAGATTCCAGGTGTTGTCTTAAAAGTATACTATCCTCTCTGAAAATACTGGGGCTTACTGCACCCTCAGCGTCAAAAATGTCTAGTCcttctttgaattttttccGATTAAAATCCTTTCTCAATAATTTTGGTTCTGAGTATGTCATTGGCGTCTGTCCCAACTTAGGAGACTCATATATCCATGGCCTACATAATATGGAGTTTCTGAATTCTAGCTTTTCCTTCCAAGACTCAATTTCAAgatctaattcatcattactACCAATTATACTTATATAATCAGCTAGCAACTCTCTCTTGTTACTAAGTTCATTCACAACCCCCACTGCTTCGATGATCTTTCCATATGATCCATTAAATACTAACCCTGCCGATAAATACAAAGCTTCTTTAACTTTCACTTCAATAATCAGCATTCTGTCACTGGAAAAATCATCTAGGGCAACAAGAACATAGTTCTTTGGATTTCGTTCACCCCACTCACTGTAATCCTTGTATGATTCTCCTATTACCTTTCCCGTAATCTTAACTCTCTTTACCGGATAGTTGTTTATcattatgaaattattcatgtACTTCTCAAATCCTTTAGATCCATAAACTTCAAGTATGGACCTACTTCTATTGATATCTGATATGAATAGTGGAATAATCTTACCATCAGTAGGCGCcatatgaaatatttctggGACATAATAACATTTATTAGGGTACCGTATAGCGATATGGTTTTCACCAGGCGCAAAATCAATCTTGTTACGAATATTGACACCTGCCATTGATCATCATAGTATTAGttgtatttttcaagaCGTGTTTTCATATGAGTTTGATGTTCAACTTTAGAgtataatcaataaatttagTGATGCTTCTGCCTGAcacaaaaatattttttttcagtaGATGAGTTTTTTTATTACACTATTCTTAACCAAgtaaataatagaaaatatgGCATTATTCCAGGTTGAAGGATGGAATTTGAAGCAGGATAAGGTGGCTGTTGGTGGTGGGtcaaataagaaaaaggaGAAAAAGGAAAGGAAGAAGGCAAAGAAAATAGAGCATGCTCTAGtgagagaagaagaagaaaagcaGATACAAACTGGACACGAAGAACATGCCAAAGCAAAAGCTAAAGAAACTGAAGGGAAAACTGAGAATAAGGAAGAATCTGATttaaagaaggaaaaggTTAAAAAGAGAAAGCATGACGAAAATGAAGCACAGGATGAAGTTCCTGATAAGCCGTTACCAATCACTCTGAAATTGACCCCATTGCAACAAAAGATGATGGCCAAATTATCAGGTTCGAGATTTAGGTGGATCAATGAGCAATTATATACGATTACTTCGAAGGACGCATTGAGCTTGATTGAAGATCAACCTGAGTTGTTTGATGAATACCATCAAGGGTTCAGATCTCAGGTGCAATCCTGGCCAGAAAATCCAGTTGATGTGTTTGTGGACCAAATCAAAACCAGAGCGTCTGCAAAGCCTGTTAATGCACCAGGTGGATTGCCTGGTTTACCAAATAAGAAGGTGGTAATTGCAGACATGGGTTGTGGTGAAGCACAATTGGCGTTGGATGTTAATAACTTTACAAAACAATACAAttcaaagaaacaaaaCAAGAAACAAAAACCAAATCAAGGAAGGAGGTTCCAGACAGGACCAAAAACCTTAGATATAGAAGTTCATAGTtttgatttgaagaagGCCAACGATAGAATTACGGTCGCtgatatcaaaaatatccCTCTTCCTAACGGGTCATGCACAGTAgtaatattttgtttagCATTGATGGGAACAAACTTCTTGGATTTCATTAAAGAAGCCTACAGGCTTTTATCTCCAAGTGGTGAATTATGGATTGCTGAAATCAAGTCGAGATTCACCGAGTCAGCCGAAGCTAAATCTATTAAACCTGAAAATGTAGGTTCAGAATTCGTCGATGCCTTGAAAATGTGTGGGTTCTTCCACAAGAAAACTGACAATGACAATAAAATGTTCACCAGAttcgaatttttcaagccTCCGCaagatattattaatgaaagaaagGCGAAATTAGAAAGACGCAAGAAATTTGTTGAACACGAAGACGAGAAAGAAAAGTTCGAACTCAAAAGATCAGAGAAAGCAGAGGGTGAATGGCTATTGAAACCTTGTATATATAAGAGAAGATAAATAATCTAATGTAACAATAATTCTGATAAGCGAGAATCCGtgatgttgaaaatcaaaattactGTAGATGCAAATTTAAAACATGATTAGGTGTACCTTAACTTTTCGTTGTttagatatatattgacTACACAACTCCTTACTTCTACCCAGCCATTATACTGTAAGTGCTTAAGTCTTTCCGCTTGTAGCTATTCCCAGCTTCTCTGTAAGCAAGATAATGCTGCACCAGCTCTTTTATCACGTGATTTTGACTAAAGCCAGCCATTTTTCAGCCATTTGATTGTAGTGATGACAGGGGAATATCAAATCGGTCATAGACCAGCAATTAATGCTGGAAATCGGCCAAAACAAAGATTTACAGTATCTTTATATATCATGGGATGTATTTGACGATATTTCAAACGGTATGTATTCTTTCGTCAATTTTGaggataaatataatttaacaTAATGAACGAATATTACGAACCTACATTACTATTTAGACAAAACGCTGTTAAGAAATACAGTCCTGAACTTTCACCTGTTTCAAGTATGAGCAGTCTTGACTTGCCAAAGTCGAATAATAGCTCGTCATCCTGGTTATTAGATAACCATAATCCTAAAGACACGGAAATTCTCAATAAGTCATGTTCATTGAACAGGTTGAACATAAAGTCCAACTACTGGAAAATTCCCGATAATGATATGAGCTTAACGTCTATGGCTCTACTGAGACAAGGGGActctaataaatcattactAGGCATATCAAGTGCCAATGATGATTCTAATTTGTTTATATACGAATTAGATTTGGCCgagaattatttaacaCACAACAATACCATTTCTTTGCCAAATGTTCACGCAATGAGATGGGTTCCGCAGATGGGTAACAATGAGTTAAGTTTGATAACAGGAAACAGTAAAGGTTACGCTCACTTAGTTTCAATCCCAAACTCAAACGAGGAAGGTCAGTCGGCCGAAATCGTTAAACGTTTCAACCACAGGAAGCATcttaaatcaataaataaggaTCCCTCTATTGCATCTCATACCTCGACAGATATTACGAAATTAAACTTCATGGATAAAAGTATGGACTTATTATCCCTTTATGACAATAACTTGTTCTTATGGGATATTAATGGATGTGATTCGCAAGTCAGACCTAaaccaatatcaatttcGAGCATACCAGGGATAGTTAATTTTGACCCTATCCCTCACAGTTCTAACCTGGTGGGTATATGTGGCCAATTTGGTGTGTCATTGTTTGATACAAGACAGCCCAAATTTAGTGTTCCATCATCAGTTATGAAGCAAGCTAACAAGAGGAAGCTAGGTGCAAATGTCATAAGATGGTCCCCTAATGACGATAATGTATTTGCTGCGTCGCATATGGATGGGGTTATACGGTTGTGGGACATCAGGAAGCAAGATTATTTTGCAAGCCTCGATGGTCACCAAgggaaaaaaataattagcATAGAATGGAACAAGAATGACTTATTCAGTGGAGGCAGAGATGGAAATATAGTGCATTGGGATTTAACATCCGATATAAACGAATACCCTAAACCTGACATTACGAATTGTGGTTTGAAAGAAGGATTAAATAGCATTAAATTCAACCCAGTGAAGAATTCAGTCGAGAAAACCATCAACCAAAGACAATGCGGTACAGTATTACCAGCATCGAACACCAATATTGTGGATATGTGCTCCGTTTCTCTTACCTCGcataatgaagaagacgTTAAGGTGCTTTCTATTGATAGCAGCTCATTCCTTGGATTACACTCCAAGATATTTGATGCTGTTAAAGTCAACATCAACTCAGAAAAAACATACTACACCGACGACGACATATCTTTGCTCCTTGCTGCTCAACAATCCAGTCTCTCAACATTGGTCAATGATTCGACAGAAAATGTAACCAAGCCTTTGACCATTTCCAGGATGCCTACAACAAAGATCACCCACGATGTTGCTCCTCCTGCTATTCCTACACCCGCTAGTGTTGTTCCTACTACCCCTAACATGTCCAACGACACACTAGCAGAAGGCCCTGACGAATTTGTGGAAGTAGGCGACATCATCAGACTCAAAGAACCAAAATTCTCGTTTTCAAACTACAACGATTCGGTCTTCTCAGTCGATTCAAACCACGATATAAAGTCGTCCCCACTGTCCACTACCTCTCGTGGCTCATTCGGCGAATCGTCGTCGTCCATATCTACAAATCCAACCATAGTTGAAGCGTCTCCAATATCACACAAGAGAGACCCGAGCgatattttcaacttcaagaCTGATTTTGACTTTGGTCTTGGCTTGAATGACTACAAATTTGACGAGTCCTTAGTCGACAGATCATTCGATAGGATGCTTTCACTCAAGACCAATGCTACCAATTATTATAGTGTTTATAGTAGTTAAATATAACAGTATCATAATATACTATAGTCTGTTGTATAGTCACGTGATGGAAAATTTGATGTGTAATTTTTAGTTGTTTGTTGAATGTAATCATATTCCCTTGCTTTTATCATGTATCGTAACGTGAATAACAAATAATCGTATAagatacatatatatagatatatcTATTGATCCTATTGATAGTGGTAATAGATTAGATTTCTTTTGttaaatttggaattggatTGCGGTATTTTTCGGCTATTCGATAGATAAATACATTCGTACAATAGGAGACCAatctaattcaaaattagtTGGAAGGTTAAATCTTTGCataaatagatatattagGTGATATTCCAAGCTATTATCTGATTGTGGGTATTGAAGTATCTCCCAAGAGAAGTCCGTACGAtagattcaaaatttcatcgggtgaaaaattctgaAGTAAACTAGGAAAGATTGAAACAAGTATGACTAGAACTACACCAGTGAGTGTTAAAGTGGTAGCTTCGGAATCGCTTTATAAGAGAGATGTTTTTCGTCAGCCGGATCCGTTTGCGGTTATCACGGTCGATGGATCGCAAACCAAAACTACAAAAACTGCCAAAAAAACCCTTAATCCGTACTGGAATGAGTCATTTACATTCAACGCATTAGAGGATTCTATATTGGTCATTCAGGTATTTGATCAgaagaaattcaagaagaaggatCAAGGATTCTTAGGGGTTGTGAATGTTAGAATTGGCGATGTCATTGATTTGTCGTTACCTAACTCAGAAGAGACGATCACGAGAGACTTGAAAAAGTCAAATGAAAATCTAGCAGTAAGCGGAAAGATAATAGTCGTTATCTCTCATAATACTAGACCTacgaataataatacttcTTCCAGACCAGTATCAAGTGGTGTGGTTACTAATGCGCCTCCTGCGATGAGTAATGGAAATGCCAGCGGAGCTCCAAGTGGGCTTCCACCACCACAAATTAACAACAACCAAACACCAACCAACAAGCAATATTCGTCGTTTGAAGACCAATACGGTAGATTACCACCTGGCTGGGAACGTAGGACTGATAACTTTGGACGTACGTATTACGTGGATCATAATTCTAGAACTACTACGTGGCAGAGACCTACTTTGGAGCAATCTGAATCTGAAAGAGGTCAACAGAGACAAGATACAACTGAAGCTGAAAGAAGACAACATCGTGGCCGTACATTACCAGGAGAAACACCTCAATCGCCATTTTTAGCTAATTCTGCTGATAATTCTGCCAGTGGAAATGTCACTGTTAACTCAACTGGAGCAAACACTCCAGTAAGTCCTGCTGCTGCTATGTCGATGGCTGCCTCTGGTGCTACTACCAATGGCTTAGGTGAATTACCATCAGGTTGGGAGCAAAGATTCACTAATGAAGGTAGACCATATTTCGTTGATCACAATACAAGAACGACGACTTGGGTCGATCCAAGAAGACAGCAATACAT
The nucleotide sequence above comes from Debaryomyces hansenii CBS767 chromosome A complete sequence. Encoded proteins:
- a CDS encoding DEHA2D03630p (similar to CA1311|IPF14233 Candida albicans) translates to MSIAPITCHILDTSVGKPASNVTCSIYYISPLSTDPNDESAYEVVNSKPFAMARTDNDGRIKSWIYDPKLDAKYKTNIGIDDNNWCKLTPGIYKIKFLTGKYFHNLDEKNRTFFPFVEVTFEVGNTPDNHYHIPLLLSNHSYTTYRGS
- a CDS encoding DEHA2D03652p (weakly similar to uniprot|P38960 Saccharomyces cerevisiae YDR082W STN1 Protein involved in telomere length regulation) is translated as MAGVNIRNKIDFAPGENHIAIRYPNKCYYVPEIFHMAPTDGKIIPLFISDINRSRSILEVYGSKGFEKYMNNFIMINNYPVKRVKITGKVIGESYKDYSEWGERNPKNYVLVALDDFSSDRMSIIEVKVKEALYLSAGLVFNGSYGKIIEAVGVVNELSNKRELLADYISIIGSNDELDLEIESWKEKLEFRNSILCRPWIYESPKLGQTPMTYSEPKLLRKDFNRKKFKEGLDIFDAEGAVSPSIFREDSILLRQHSESCQDVIDLTDPIEVDEALETNKEPEANEELEVNEVPEVIESEPEELEVNEDPEVIESEPEEIDDPLLPDSEIQILEVNQVHSLDNEAETPVQVFEEFQLTLEFIVWILNHGQSPFKLADIYNNSKIRHLLESLTNVKLLSRRLNSNEQYNIKHTKHEIFHTTRHLLHINYRLIGVSRNQDVNPHNLFQLADHLRYCLNVLKLHKINEDKTTVLNVESYMGIFKIHSNNLIGNVDYKLINAIVDWILTNEFNERKKWKYDSKVIEWSYIG
- a CDS encoding DEHA2D03674p (similar to uniprot|P38961 Saccharomyces cerevisiae YDR083w protein involved in cleavage at site A2 in pre-rRNA in the pathway of ribosomal RNA processing singleton); translated protein: MALFQVEGWNLKQDKVAVGGGSNKKKEKKERKKAKKIEHALVREEEEKQIQTGHEEHAKAKAKETEGKTENKEESDLKKEKVKKRKHDENEAQDEVPDKPLPITSKLTPLQQKMMAKLSGSRFRWINEQLYTITSKDALSLIEDQPELFDEYHQGFRSQVQSWPENPVDVFVDQIKTRASAKPVNAPGGLPGLPNKKVVIADMGCGEAQLALDVNNFTKQYNSKKQNKKQKPNQGRRFQTGPKTLDIEVHSFDLKKANDRITVADIKNIPLPNGSCTVVIFCLALMGTNFLDFIKEAYRLLSPSGELWIAEIKSRFTESAEAKSIKPENVGSEFVDALKMCGFFHKKTDNDNKMFTRFEFFKPPQDIINERKAKLERRKKFVEHEDEKEKFELKRSEKAEGEWLLKPCIYKRR
- a CDS encoding DEHA2D03696p (weakly similar to uniprot|P40077 Saccharomyces cerevisiae YER124C DSE1 Daughter cell-specific protein), with protein sequence MNEYYEPTLLFRQNAVKKYSPELSPVSSMSSLDLPKSNNSSSSWLLDNHNPKDTEILNKSCSLNRLNIKSNYWKIPDNDMSLTSMALSRQGDSNKSLLGISSANDDSNLFIYELDLAENYLTHNNTISLPNVHAMRWVPQMGNNELSLITGNSKGYAHLVSIPNSNEEGQSAEIVKRFNHRKHLKSINKDPSIASHTSTDITKLNFMDKSMDLLSLYDNNLFLWDINGCDSQVRPKPISISSIPGIVNFDPIPHSSNSVGICGQFGVSLFDTRQPKFSVPSSVMKQANKRKLGANVIRWSPNDDNVFAASHMDGVIRLWDIRKQDYFASLDGHQGKKIISIEWNKNDLFSGGRDGNIVHWDLTSDINEYPKPDITNCGLKEGLNSIKFNPVKNSVEKTINQRQCGTVLPASNTNIVDMCSVSLTSHNEEDVKVLSIDSSSFLGLHSKIFDAVKVNINSEKTYYTDDDISLLLAAQQSSLSTLVNDSTENVTKPLTISRMPTTKITHDVAPPAIPTPASVVPTTPNMSNDTLAEGPDEFVEVGDIIRLKEPKFSFSNYNDSVFSVDSNHDIKSSPSSTTSRGSFGESSSSISTNPTIVEASPISHKRDPSDIFNFKTDFDFGLGLNDYKFDESLVDRSFDRMLSLKTNATNYYSVYSS